From a single Helicovermis profundi genomic region:
- a CDS encoding flavodoxin family protein produces the protein MSEVKNILVISASPRKKGDGYKITESIIKEIGDEKSFKWEYLFLNDFEIKACIGCRICIKMNEEKCPFKDDLLSIVSKMNDADGYVFTSPVYSVAVSSQMKAFIDRTNYLLHRPFSIGKPTIAICTAELRGTKSVIKYLSHILNTLGLRYEGGIGVKIGPYKNNKKYKRKTDIKIKKLAGVFKTSLEKGNRQKPYFKQAILFKMWQTRAIISKDKNPYDYEYWLAKGWINTDYYYPTKINSISKFLFKLFKKRLAKFMKEGFIYK, from the coding sequence ATGTCAGAGGTTAAAAATATACTCGTTATTTCAGCTAGCCCTCGTAAAAAAGGTGATGGATATAAAATAACTGAATCAATTATAAAAGAAATTGGAGATGAAAAAAGTTTTAAATGGGAATATTTATTTTTAAATGATTTTGAAATTAAAGCTTGTATAGGTTGTAGAATCTGTATCAAAATGAATGAAGAAAAATGTCCTTTTAAAGATGACCTACTAAGCATAGTTTCCAAAATGAATGATGCTGACGGTTATGTTTTTACTTCACCTGTGTATTCAGTTGCAGTTTCTAGTCAAATGAAAGCCTTTATAGATAGAACTAATTATTTACTGCACAGACCTTTCTCAATTGGAAAACCCACAATTGCTATTTGTACAGCTGAATTAAGAGGAACAAAAAGTGTTATAAAATATTTAAGCCATATTCTTAACACACTTGGTCTAAGGTATGAAGGTGGAATTGGAGTAAAAATAGGACCTTACAAAAACAATAAAAAATATAAGAGAAAAACTGATATTAAAATAAAGAAATTAGCAGGAGTATTTAAGACTTCACTAGAAAAAGGCAATAGACAAAAACCATATTTTAAGCAGGCAATACTTTTTAAAATGTGGCAAACTAGAGCAATAATTTCAAAAGATAAAAATCCTTATGATTATGAATATTGGTTAGCGAAGGGATGGATAAATACAGATTATTATTATCCAACAAAAATTAATTCAATTTCAAAATTTTTATTTAAATTGTTTAAAAAACGTTTAGCAAAATTTATGAAAGAAGGCTTTATTTACAAGTAA
- a CDS encoding HXXEE domain-containing protein → MINNYLEWIKDNWQKSAVLILIYVLATIIPLYSRINLIEFMFLLAFPLYLVHEIEEYILPGGFVRFFNENLLKVDSHEKILPIDREVVFWINMIYIWLVIPIFSGLGVINISFAAWIPYFFLFQALSHLVMGIKGKMIINPGIRSSFILHTPYAIIMIYLLKNNGVISNPYLNMYMVIGFLFNGLLPLMAKFIILPRYNKLLK, encoded by the coding sequence ATGATTAATAATTATTTAGAATGGATAAAAGATAATTGGCAGAAATCAGCAGTGCTGATTTTAATCTATGTTTTGGCAACAATAATTCCTTTGTATTCAAGGATAAATTTGATTGAGTTCATGTTTTTGCTTGCATTTCCGCTTTATTTAGTTCATGAAATAGAAGAATATATTTTACCTGGTGGTTTTGTGAGATTTTTTAATGAGAACTTACTAAAAGTAGATTCTCATGAAAAGATTTTACCTATAGATAGAGAGGTAGTATTTTGGATTAATATGATATATATATGGCTTGTCATTCCTATTTTTTCTGGCTTAGGTGTCATTAATATTAGCTTTGCAGCTTGGATTCCATATTTTTTCTTATTTCAAGCACTATCGCACCTTGTCATGGGTATAAAAGGGAAAATGATCATAAATCCTGGCATTAGATCATCATTTATTTTGCATACTCCCTACGCTATTATTATGATCTATCTATTAAAAAATAATGGAGTTATATCAAACCCTTATCTAAATATGTATATGGTTATTGGATTTTTATTTAATGGATTACTGCCTTTGATGGCAAAATTTATCATTCTACCAAGATACAATAAACTTTTAAAATGA
- a CDS encoding methyl-accepting chemotaxis protein, whose product MYTNIFLFILLIILLGYHIYYRKKFNNIHKYNENIAEEVVNESTISDLPYKYSNSVGSLAFSIDEILVEMAEILINTSTLSAISEEQSAQILTTNEAINTISNTFKDMTLKADKLKEHSNTSLHTLIDKNEKIRNSVSSFKLIKSNLNTSKVNIDSLSKESKNAEDMISQIEVIANQTNLLALNASIEAARAGEAGRGFSVVADEVRKLSEETNQVVQNLTALISNLISISNLTKSNIDDVINSVENEFNALDSSVKELESVEETTNITMNITTDLSNNITDLSSMVSTVDENMDQIKDSIEHYTDSTMIIDKSINDENQLIESLSNGIEVLNGLNTEFLTQLKNNNKTLIVASSPYEPYIVSKNNIIQGIDIDILKKIYQSKGYNLKFIISTWDNCMNLVKNNIADIVPNIAKTKERESIMNFSKAYRKEETFSFYTLKDNSYSLNSLKDLETKKIGILDGYNYFDEFDNNRNINFDTSVNEKTMFKKLEKNQIDALIIEKNVGIHFINELNLSNIISVSNYSHTNKKDNISNMGYNKKVSSEIIEIFENGYDEFYN is encoded by the coding sequence ATGTATACAAATATCTTTTTATTTATCTTATTAATTATTTTATTAGGTTACCATATCTATTATAGGAAAAAGTTTAACAACATACATAAATACAATGAAAATATAGCTGAAGAAGTAGTAAATGAATCAACAATTTCAGATTTACCTTATAAATACAGTAATTCTGTTGGATCCCTTGCCTTTTCTATAGATGAAATTTTAGTAGAGATGGCTGAAATACTTATAAATACGAGCACTCTTTCTGCAATATCAGAGGAACAATCGGCACAAATATTAACCACTAATGAAGCTATTAATACTATTTCTAATACATTTAAAGATATGACATTAAAAGCAGATAAATTAAAAGAACACTCAAATACTTCTTTACATACTTTAATAGACAAAAATGAAAAAATAAGAAATTCTGTTTCTTCATTTAAATTAATTAAAAGTAATTTAAATACTTCAAAAGTAAATATCGATAGCCTATCTAAAGAAAGCAAGAATGCAGAAGATATGATTTCACAGATAGAAGTAATAGCAAATCAAACAAATTTACTTGCTCTTAACGCTTCAATTGAAGCTGCTAGAGCTGGTGAAGCTGGAAGAGGATTTTCAGTTGTAGCTGACGAAGTTAGAAAACTTTCTGAAGAAACTAACCAAGTTGTACAAAATCTAACTGCTCTTATTTCAAACTTAATTAGCATTTCAAACTTAACAAAATCTAATATCGATGATGTAATCAATTCAGTTGAAAATGAATTTAATGCACTTGATTCTTCTGTTAAAGAGTTAGAATCTGTTGAAGAAACTACAAATATTACTATGAATATTACCACTGACTTATCTAACAATATCACTGATTTATCTTCAATGGTATCAACTGTTGATGAAAATATGGATCAAATCAAAGATTCTATAGAACATTATACTGATTCAACTATGATAATTGATAAATCAATTAATGACGAAAACCAATTAATTGAGTCTCTTTCGAATGGAATAGAAGTATTAAATGGACTAAATACTGAATTTTTAACACAATTAAAAAATAATAACAAGACTCTAATTGTTGCATCATCACCTTATGAACCCTATATAGTTTCAAAAAACAATATCATTCAAGGTATTGATATTGATATTTTAAAGAAAATTTACCAATCAAAAGGATATAATTTAAAATTTATTATAAGCACTTGGGATAATTGTATGAACTTAGTTAAAAATAATATTGCTGATATTGTTCCTAATATTGCTAAAACAAAAGAAAGAGAAAGCATAATGAATTTTTCAAAAGCATATAGAAAGGAAGAAACTTTTTCATTTTATACACTTAAGGACAATTCATACTCTTTGAATTCATTAAAAGATTTGGAAACAAAAAAAATTGGAATATTAGATGGCTATAATTATTTTGATGAATTTGATAATAATAGAAATATTAATTTTGATACAAGTGTAAATGAAAAAACTATGTTTAAAAAACTTGAAAAAAATCAAATAGATGCGCTAATTATTGAAAAAAATGTTGGAATACATTTTATAAATGAATTAAATTTATCTAATATAATTTCTGTTTCTAATTACTCACATACAAATAAAAAGGATAACATAAGTAATATGGGATATAACAAGAAAGTTAGTTCAGAAATTATAGAGATATTTGAGAATGGATATGATGAATTTTATAATTAA